A region of Nerophis ophidion isolate RoL-2023_Sa linkage group LG28, RoL_Noph_v1.0, whole genome shotgun sequence DNA encodes the following proteins:
- the LOC133545594 gene encoding lactosylceramide 1,3-N-acetyl-beta-D-glucosaminyltransferase A-like, whose product MFWSYCRLHKCQCVRLILTCLVLSLIMVCWDKSVNHLKSNSCPSLVDRFRDVNKSLTITREQARSFSNFRSLLDHPDKCTGEDVLLLVFVKTSPGNRARRDAIRSTWGSETYIQRTLGVTVKVVFALGAPAVDAAAVQRQLVQENRRNADLIQQDFMDSFHNLTLKLIMQFHWMHRCCAHAHFLMITDDDIFIHMPNLVVYLQDKSTLGTTDFWVGRVHSGAPPIRRKNSKYYVPLEMYQWRSYPDYTAGGGSVMSGDVAGKIYQATLTLNASLYIDDVFMGICAMAVGVSPQAHVYFSGEGKTPRHLCIYDQMMTSHGHTEDLHDLWKAASHPRVKEKTSGILGRLYCTATKICLLCNPLTFNGYPCTAAFY is encoded by the coding sequence ATGTTCTGGAGTTACTGCCGGCTCCACAAATGCCAGTGCGTCCGTCTGATTCTTACCTGCCTGGTTCTGTCGCTGATCATGGTGTGTTGGGACAAAAGCGTCAACCACCTCAAGTCCAATTCCTGCCCCTCCCTGGTCGACCGCTTCAGGGACGTCAACAAGAGCCTCACCATCACCCGGGAACAGGCCCGGAGCTTCAGCAACTTCCGCAGCCTGCTGGACCACCCGGACAAATGCACCGGTGAGGATGTCCTCCTCCTGGTCTTTGTCAAAACATCTCCTGGGAACCGTGCCAGGCGTGACGCCATCAGGTCCACTTGGGGCAGCGAAACCTACATCCAGCGCACGCTGGGAGTGACTGTGAAGGTGGTGTTCGCCTTAGGAGCCCCTGCCGTGGATGCAGCTGCTGTTCAAAGGCAGCTCGTCCAAGAGAACCGTCGCAATGCCGATTTGATCCAGCAGGACTTCATGGACTCCTTCCACAATCTGACCCTTAAGTTAATCATGCAGTTCCACTGGATGCATCGCTGCTGCGCTCACGCTCATTTCCTAATGATCACCGATGACGACATCTTCATCCACATGCCAAACTTAGTGGTGTACCTCCAGGACAAGAGCACGTTAGGCACCACTGACTTTTGGGTGGGCCGGGTGCACTCGGGGGCTCCGCCCATTCGTAGAAAGAACAGTAAGTATTACGTGCCTTTGGAGATGTACCAATGGCGGTCTTACCCCGACTACACAGCAGGAGGGGGCTCTGTGATGTCCGGCGACGTGGCCGGCAAGATCTACCAGGCCACGCTGACGCTGAACGCCTCGCTCTACATAGACGACGTGTTCATGGGCATCTGCGCCATGGCTGTGGGTGTGTCCCCACAGGCCCATGTGTACTTCTCAGGGGAGGGCAAGACTCCCCGCCACCTGTGCATCTACGACCAGATGATGACCTCCCACGGCCACACGGAGGATCTCCACGACCTGTGGAAGGCAGCCAGTCACCCCCGCGTGAAAGAGAAGACATCTGGGATCTTAGGCCGACTGTACTGCACAGCCACTAAGATCTGTCTGCTCTGTAACCCCCTCACTTTCAACGGCTATCCCTGCACAGCCGCGTTTTACTGA